A part of Aquaspirillum sp. LM1 genomic DNA contains:
- a CDS encoding Fic family protein, with product MDTDTPLYIWQAADWPHWRYDLNALAAPLAEVSHAQGVLLGRLADVGMDWRDSASLAALTDEVLHTSAIEGELLNVMSVRSSLARRLGVDIGALAPADRQVEGVVELVLNATRDSQAALTAERLFGWHAALFPTGYSGLARINVGGWRDDADGPMQVVSGALTRPRVHFQAPPAQRLPADMQRFLDWINAPAKEPALIRAGLGHLWFVTLHPFDDGNGRLARAIGELLLARADGSPQRFYSLSAQIQRERSHYYQILEATQKDGMDVTNWLLWFLAALHRAIQHAHTTLDAVLAKARFWQRFASTPFNPRQIKLLNRLLDGFDGKLTTRRWASMANCSQDTALRDINQLVAWGVLQRLEGGGRSVGYGVNG from the coding sequence ATGGACACAGACACCCCACTATATATCTGGCAAGCCGCCGACTGGCCGCATTGGCGCTACGACCTGAACGCCTTGGCCGCGCCGCTGGCCGAAGTCAGCCACGCGCAAGGCGTGCTGCTGGGCCGGCTGGCCGATGTGGGCATGGATTGGCGTGACAGCGCCAGCCTGGCGGCGCTGACCGACGAAGTGCTGCACACCAGCGCCATCGAAGGCGAGCTGCTTAACGTCATGTCGGTGCGCTCCTCGCTGGCGCGGCGGCTGGGCGTGGACATTGGCGCGCTGGCCCCCGCAGACCGACAGGTGGAAGGCGTGGTGGAGCTGGTGCTGAACGCCACCCGCGACAGCCAGGCGGCGCTGACGGCCGAGCGGCTGTTTGGCTGGCATGCGGCGCTCTTCCCCACCGGTTATTCTGGCCTGGCGCGCATCAACGTGGGCGGCTGGCGCGATGACGCCGACGGGCCGATGCAAGTGGTGTCCGGCGCGCTGACCCGCCCGCGCGTGCATTTTCAGGCACCGCCCGCCCAGAGGCTGCCCGCTGACATGCAACGCTTTCTTGACTGGATCAACGCCCCGGCCAAAGAGCCCGCGCTGATCCGCGCCGGGCTGGGCCATTTATGGTTTGTCACCCTGCATCCGTTTGACGACGGCAACGGCCGCCTGGCGCGCGCCATCGGCGAACTGCTGCTGGCCCGCGCCGACGGCAGCCCGCAGCGCTTTTACAGCCTGTCCGCGCAAATTCAGCGTGAACGCAGCCACTATTACCAGATACTGGAAGCCACGCAAAAAGACGGAATGGACGTCACCAACTGGCTGCTGTGGTTTCTTGCCGCCCTGCACCGCGCCATCCAACACGCACACACCACCCTCGACGCCGTGCTGGCCAAGGCGCGCTTTTGGCAACGCTTTGCCAGCACGCCATTCAACCCCCGGCAAATCAAACTGCTGAACCGCCTGCTGGATGGCTTTGACGGCAAACTCACCACCCGCCGCTGGGCATCAATGGCCAACTGCTCGCAAGACACCGCGCTGCGCGACATCAACCAGTTGGTGGCATGGGGCGTGTTGCAGCGCCTGGAAGGTGGGGGGCGGAGTGTGGGGTATGGGGTGAATGGGTAG
- the argC gene encoding N-acetyl-gamma-glutamyl-phosphate reductase, producing the protein MSYTVFVDGQEGTTGLQINEYLAQRSDIELLRIDADKRKDLAERKRLINESDVTFLCLPDDAAKESVSLVDNPNTCIIDASTAHRVNPDWTFGLPELAAEQRAKIRASKRIANPGCHASAFILALRPLVAAGLLPASTQIAANSITGYSGGGKSMIAHYQSPERIDAPRPYALALAHKHLPEMQAYTGLNVAPIFQPIVGPFYKGLALTAYLHPQQFSRSASPADVQQILADYYAGEPFIHVQPLDLDATTEGGFYNVEANNGSNRVDIAVFGNAERMLLIARLDNLGKGASGAAVQSMNVHLGVEESLGLV; encoded by the coding sequence ATGAGCTACACCGTCTTTGTCGATGGCCAGGAAGGCACTACCGGCCTGCAGATCAACGAATACCTTGCCCAGCGCAGCGATATCGAACTGCTCAGGATCGATGCCGACAAGCGCAAGGACCTGGCCGAGCGCAAGCGCCTGATCAACGAATCCGACGTGACCTTTTTGTGCCTGCCTGACGACGCGGCCAAAGAATCGGTCAGCCTGGTTGACAACCCCAATACCTGCATCATCGATGCCTCCACCGCGCACCGGGTCAACCCGGACTGGACCTTTGGTCTGCCGGAACTGGCGGCTGAGCAGCGCGCCAAAATCCGCGCCAGCAAGCGGATTGCCAACCCTGGCTGTCACGCCAGCGCCTTCATTCTGGCGCTGCGCCCACTGGTGGCGGCTGGCCTGCTGCCGGCCAGCACGCAGATTGCCGCCAATTCCATCACCGGCTATTCCGGCGGCGGCAAGTCGATGATTGCCCACTACCAGAGCCCGGAACGCATCGACGCCCCGCGCCCCTACGCGCTGGCGCTGGCGCACAAGCACCTGCCGGAAATGCAGGCGTACACCGGGCTGAACGTGGCCCCGATTTTTCAGCCCATCGTTGGCCCGTTTTACAAAGGCCTGGCACTGACCGCCTATCTGCATCCACAGCAGTTCAGCCGCAGCGCCAGCCCCGCCGACGTGCAGCAGATTCTTGCCGACTACTACGCGGGCGAGCCGTTTATCCACGTTCAGCCGCTGGACCTGGACGCCACCACCGAGGGCGGGTTTTACAATGTAGAAGCCAATAACGGCAGCAACCGGGTAGACATCGCCGTGTTTGGCAACGCCGAACGCATGCTGCTGATTGCCCGCCTGGATAACCTGGGCAAGGGCGCATCCGGTGCGGCAGTGCAGTCGATGAATGTGCATCTGGGGGTGGAAGAAAGCCTCGGCCTGGTGTAA
- a CDS encoding type II toxin-antitoxin system death-on-curing family toxin: MDASTIVFIHQHLTEFFLDKEDPISPSGVKDFSTIESAAARPFATAGGQDAYPSVFLKAASLFHSIACNHSFHNGNKRAALLSTLYFLSEFGYWLDKCNDDEMYEFTRMIAAHEIIENRRNEVEVIAEWLERNSRKQQKGEKPLKLGALREALAKFGYSLVEAGNMFKVQKEGATLETILKKGVSGAEDYDPTYIAELRKRLELTTEQGIDSARFYGQKGISDELNQFMQLRLDVMQRLAKT, translated from the coding sequence ATGGATGCATCTACAATAGTTTTTATTCATCAGCATCTAACAGAATTTTTTCTAGACAAAGAAGATCCAATAAGTCCTTCCGGCGTGAAAGATTTTTCAACTATTGAGTCTGCTGCTGCTCGACCATTTGCAACAGCAGGAGGACAAGATGCTTATCCGTCCGTGTTTTTAAAAGCAGCATCACTTTTCCATAGCATTGCATGCAATCATTCATTTCACAATGGAAATAAACGCGCAGCGCTACTATCCACTTTGTATTTTTTGAGTGAATTTGGGTATTGGTTGGATAAGTGTAATGATGATGAAATGTATGAATTTACCCGAATGATTGCTGCGCATGAAATTATAGAAAATCGCAGAAATGAAGTCGAAGTGATTGCAGAGTGGCTAGAAAGAAACTCTCGTAAACAACAGAAAGGTGAAAAGCCTCTTAAACTTGGAGCGTTGCGCGAAGCGTTGGCTAAGTTTGGCTATAGCTTAGTAGAGGCAGGCAATATGTTTAAAGTCCAAAAAGAAGGAGCTACACTTGAGACAATATTAAAAAAAGGTGTTAGTGGTGCGGAGGATTATGACCCAACTTATATTGCGGAACTTCGGAAACGATTAGAACTGACAACTGAGCAGGGAATTGATAGCGCCAGATTCTACGGGCAAAAAGGCATTTCTGATGAATTAAATCAATTCATGCAATTACGTTTGGATGTTATGCAAAGATTAGCAAAAACATAA
- a CDS encoding ISAs1 family transposase, with product MQALEHIDDPRSPSNGTRHDFRELLVVAICAMLSDNDTFEEMVAWARYKQDWLRGFLKLANGIPSEDTFIRVFRMLDPKQFEHAFRGWAGDILPVLSHETLAIDGKTLRGSGSGGERAIHMVSAFATQAGLVLGQEKVHGKSNEITAIPLLLESLYLKGLLVSIDAMGCQRDIAAQIHRQEGDYLLAVKGNQPALQKVVEAAVTELGEAAVPWPMVENSHGRKVVQTARVIPAVGHIDTTAWPACKSIGVIDSWRQVGDKPAQWERRYYISSRDLDGEALGRAVRAHWGIENRLHWVLDVGFGEDASTVRKDYAPQNLSLLKKIVLNLVRPVPMGKNGKMSLRMKRKATAWSDEERARVLWLEFI from the coding sequence ATGCAAGCCCTTGAACATATTGATGATCCACGCAGCCCCAGTAACGGAACGCGTCATGATTTCCGTGAACTCCTGGTGGTGGCCATCTGCGCGATGTTGTCGGACAACGATACCTTCGAAGAAATGGTGGCGTGGGCACGTTACAAGCAGGACTGGCTGCGAGGTTTCCTCAAACTGGCGAATGGCATCCCCTCGGAAGACACCTTCATCCGTGTATTCCGGATGCTCGATCCAAAGCAGTTCGAGCATGCATTCCGTGGCTGGGCCGGCGACATTCTGCCGGTACTGAGTCACGAAACGCTGGCCATCGACGGCAAGACCTTACGTGGCTCTGGTAGCGGTGGCGAACGGGCCATCCACATGGTGAGTGCCTTTGCCACTCAGGCCGGACTGGTGCTCGGGCAGGAGAAAGTACACGGCAAAAGCAACGAGATCACGGCGATTCCCCTCCTGCTGGAAAGCCTGTACCTCAAGGGCTTGCTGGTCAGCATCGATGCCATGGGTTGCCAGCGCGACATTGCGGCACAAATTCACCGGCAGGAAGGGGATTACCTGCTGGCGGTCAAAGGTAACCAACCCGCGTTGCAAAAGGTGGTTGAGGCGGCGGTGACCGAACTGGGTGAAGCAGCCGTGCCGTGGCCGATGGTCGAGAACAGCCATGGCCGGAAAGTGGTGCAGACGGCGCGGGTGATTCCGGCTGTAGGGCATATCGACACGACGGCCTGGCCAGCGTGCAAGAGTATCGGCGTGATCGATTCATGGCGGCAGGTGGGCGACAAGCCAGCGCAATGGGAGCGGCGTTATTACATCAGTTCGCGCGATCTGGATGGTGAGGCACTGGGGCGTGCGGTACGCGCACACTGGGGCATCGAAAACCGGCTGCACTGGGTGCTGGATGTGGGATTTGGCGAGGATGCCAGTACGGTGCGCAAGGATTACGCACCGCAGAACCTGTCGTTATTGAAAAAGATAGTGCTGAATCTGGTGCGACCGGTCCCGATGGGGAAAAACGGCAAGATGAGCTTGCGCATGAAGCGCAAGGCCACAGCATGGTCGGACGAAGAACGAGCCCGGGTGCTTTGGCTCGAATTCATATGA
- a CDS encoding helix-turn-helix transcriptional regulator: protein MYESAPIVVAPGTSGPWITRAELEQSAQLFGSDYRFEGEAPQAHQAVLQGQFNSVCLRPGLMLHAAQVRDLHDLRTRNMLHHPGIKIVLVVDGATDVAFDQRRFQLGPHSPVRDARDQGMLINLTEPACFCRHWQQGRHERKISLTLTPDWLAQGGLAHAAALARFASQHLNSRPWRIAPRARLLAQQILASKASSPPGLHRLQLESQCLELAALALGALEHDSTPNRAGTRSGDVRRLARLEELLHQDNPVPLSMADIARAVGSNPTSLQALARRAWGMSVFERLRTIRLEKARALLLRGGAVAQAAELAGYSAASNFATAFRQHYGVSPSRVRG, encoded by the coding sequence ATGTATGAATCCGCACCTATTGTGGTCGCCCCCGGAACTTCTGGCCCATGGATTACCCGTGCCGAGCTGGAACAGTCGGCCCAATTGTTTGGGTCGGATTACCGCTTTGAAGGCGAAGCGCCGCAAGCGCACCAGGCCGTGCTGCAGGGGCAGTTCAACAGCGTATGCCTGCGTCCCGGCCTGATGCTGCACGCCGCCCAGGTGCGTGACCTGCATGATTTGCGCACGCGCAATATGCTGCATCACCCGGGCATCAAGATTGTGCTGGTGGTGGATGGCGCGACCGATGTGGCGTTTGATCAACGTCGTTTTCAGCTCGGCCCGCACAGCCCGGTGCGCGACGCACGCGACCAGGGCATGCTGATCAACCTGACTGAGCCAGCATGCTTTTGCCGCCACTGGCAGCAAGGCCGGCACGAACGCAAAATCAGCCTGACCCTGACCCCGGATTGGCTGGCGCAAGGCGGGCTGGCGCATGCGGCAGCGCTGGCGCGCTTTGCCAGCCAGCATCTGAACAGCCGGCCCTGGCGCATTGCCCCGCGCGCGCGTTTGCTGGCGCAACAGATTCTGGCCAGCAAAGCCAGCAGCCCGCCCGGCCTGCACCGGCTGCAGCTGGAAAGCCAGTGCCTGGAACTGGCAGCGCTGGCGCTAGGCGCGCTGGAGCACGACAGCACCCCCAACCGCGCAGGCACCCGCAGCGGCGACGTACGCCGTCTGGCCCGGCTGGAAGAACTGCTACATCAGGACAACCCCGTGCCGCTGTCCATGGCCGACATTGCCCGCGCCGTTGGCAGCAACCCCACCAGCCTGCAAGCACTGGCGCGCCGCGCCTGGGGCATGAGCGTATTCGAGCGCCTGCGTACCATCCGCCTGGAAAAAGCCCGCGCCCTGCTGCTGCGCGGCGGTGCCGTGGCGCAAGCGGCAGAACTGGCCGGCTACAGCGCCGCCAGCAATTTTGCCACCGCGTTTCGCCAGCACTATGGCGTCAGCCCAAGCCGGGTGCGCGGATAA